A DNA window from Drosophila virilis strain 15010-1051.87 chromosome 4, Dvir_AGI_RSII-ME, whole genome shotgun sequence contains the following coding sequences:
- the l(2)k09022 gene encoding HEAT repeat-containing protein 1 homolog isoform X1 encodes MTTSLAQQLQNLAAPQTSVTLADARSRASILFNPKEAATKDRRAIYEIGLSGLLELTAFNPTFKEFQLTLFDEATLTLERAVEQSDVNKLLDASIAKFLRLLSPYFLLRPAHMCFEWLLRRFQVHEYNRQEVMALIMPYHETNTFVQVLQTMRLRQSDEDWFWLRRLQRPGVPLSKTAIVNRAASVPAFLSFICCSTRKAVKELGPRAHQLQAQLNFYATVVVGALQTAKPLEDWHIATILESLLKGLVSDTVDYVAASYVIVAQLVSRTKLKTKVCDALLERVANCTFERLHTTALLLLIWIHDKQQAAKPQFTPKTMLNLVCQKWLITALASLAKENIAIQAICMPLMRGAVAAIREGDAATASHQQFLDSLLADVPFSKPTAQQLINCFLDTFVDVEAEHESTPMDTNSNEDEEDTIIIDSDDEMMPAKTNFHTWYTEFLEKLERRYPEAFDLSVKAALSAKSNTSNRQKALKLALGFRLNTNDEKAKRAYEKLYHYSADWRLAAVQQLLQNLKVAKRRERSYRLLQECLPDRIKDDSPAVVSALLTLPTVDFVEMMGAAIFAQTLCELLQRAQQQRGTQWDAVVPQVVQHLTTAAVSDNYDTNLLLLALMPYLFPCDALNAREHAALLIILSSNFASKLPFLGQLEVSTEHGEFNVWQHRKKFLDVIANVTQAGKQQLALLESVEQHGGVAYLRGEASQLTHLLLLLTAYAKRELTTAESLHMLQRVGVYTQGFQFRLTKENASHANGNKNHVPLQLYADFLQTVAKNTKFSELATLPWTELSEELRLCLLLLDTLSSRVYAEQCAPAERKEWTRALKDCLNHMLPEAHQKLDFLCNFYVYETLPELYGNAEDYALLRVRGFQLLQALLRTRPAVVSCSLLHVLRIANACNSPLQTLRQQALATLQLLELTQLEPHVAHLVECLLRRQSELCMDHEQYALILHTILQSSKCTPREKLLLAKLRRTLLELVCDVTQPAICTASLLRALKHMNNETLLTALLPLGEAALRAASRHDASKDTSQLAQLNWPYSDIYCAVIERFEGAVGLGVLKHQPAAWQLLEASFKQHTTYVQLEQKLQPLPCVLLNSLTPETYEQLQSQHKVKLLQLIVEAATASDNDSIFLAAHRLLKRCSIECQPLIGMLASMCSKSTRIIPAKQPERRRGQPNTKLDLTCVTWKQGMTLLELLEHKKQLVGAEQLIPSLFELLQLCLQLEEHSAAEYPKQLILSSLLHCCDVSQAAGVQLSKVLPESCFRIEQVVQCLRNTQNPQTQQHALLFLTRCAALYPQQVLHKIVEIFTFVGSTVARHDDAFSLHIIKNVVETIVPTLLLQSGAQRDRLVIAVLKVFADICTDVPVHRRLPLYDTLFRVLDPRQHLWQFLCIIFESQMLLEQTPAQSGKPTKSLDKSRVEFARELTLMFEQPEIILDTCIQLLDYLAKLPINKETQSQVPAAGNNISPEQQLFDVRTRSFKQLRHYKYLIMDYLSGLSSAVEFQAKLGSPRTQQLEQLRPLYQNFILKTLAYVGVVNNALQLATGSASPSLEKYWRVLANHVHDVLDNAIGLLSPEYFLNVITELLQHELIYVRIKVLELLVTKLTPPSDYFAQSQAAHFGVLFEPLGAIIDGVLDTTGGSNAQQAQLQQTALHAMQLLAHRHGRDYVEECRTLLAKLTRITKRRANVPKAVVGNVVLTLVEICGSIKAHALAQLPKFAPQLTELLKEQVQLLLTQRQAPDYVCSALVTAMHKLFLTLPLFLGPYLVDIIGALIRLSVQLESAQLALDKRTQALKLRIVDVWTAVAQGVEARILVPSCAKTYESLLEAQAYDELGMLMRQLLLPCIKHNGNADLQAVQEPLSELFLQALEFRLQVRGRQLQRQRLADIEASVIETFVAWILKLSETSFRPMFGRVHKWAMERKDLEPQLTYFLLTKRIAEALKSLFVLFAGDFIEDAARLLQEHNTLRQELAEDVDVENVVELLSAILSTLHHVFLHCSSDFVNDHRFRTLMPPLVDQLENSLVLASDREQLQQTLSDCIAQLAAATNDVLWKQLNNQVLLKTRTSTPEVRILAFNTSVAIARKLGESFAPLLPETVPFIAELLEDEHDRVEKNTRSAVQELETILGEPVQKYL; translated from the exons ATGACAACGTCATTGGCTCAACAGCTACAAAACTTGGCTGCGCCGCAAACGTCGGTTACGTTAGCGGATGCACGCAGTCGTGCCTCAATATTATTCAATCCAAAGGAGGCAGCCACCAAAGACAGACGCGCCATTTACGAGATCGGGCTGAGCGGCCTGCTGGAGTTGACTGCCTTTAATCCAACGTTCAAGGAGTTCCAGTTGACGCTCTTCGATGAGGCCACACTCACGCTGGAGCGCGCCGTGGAGCAGTCGGATGTTAACAAGTTGCTCGATGCTTCAATTGCGAAATTTTTGCGTCTCTTGTCGCCTTATTTTCTGTTGCGCCCGGCGCACATGTGCTTTGAGTGGCTGTTGCGCCGCTTCCAGGTGCACGAGTACAACCGGCAGGAGGTGATGGCTCTGATAATGCCCTACCATGAGACAAACACATTTGTGCAGGTGCTACAGACAATGCGACTGCGCCAATCGGACGAGGATTGGTTCTGGCTGCGTCGACTGCAGCGACCCGGCGTGCCGCTCTCCAAGACGGCCATAGTAAATCGTGCAGCGAGCGTGCCTGCCTTCCTCAGCTTCATCTGCTGCAGCACACGCAAGGCGGTCAAGGAGCTGGGTCCGCGTGCTCATCAGCTTCAAGCGCAGCTGAATTTCTATGCCACCGTTGTGGTGGGCGCCCTGCAGACGGCCAAGCCGCTCGAGGACTGGCACATTGCCACCATACTGGAGTCGCTACTCAAGGGCCTTGTCTCAGACACCGTAGACTATGTGGCCGCCTCGTACGTGATTGTGGCCCAGCTCGTCTCGCGCACCAAGCTCAAGACAAAGGTCTGTGATGCTTTACTCGAGCGTGTGGCCAATTGCACCTTCGAGCGCCTGCACACgacggcgctgctgctgctcatctgGATACACGACAAGCAACAGGCGGCAAAGCCGCAATTCACGCCGAAAACCATGCTAAATCTGGTCTGCCAGAAATGGCTAATAACCGCATTGGCCTCGCTGGCCAAGGAGAACATTGCCATTCAAGCTATTTGCATGCCCCTAATGCGCGGCGCCGTGGCTGCCATACGCGAGGGAGATGCCGCCACAGCTTCACATCAGCAGTTCCTCGACAGTCTGTTGGCTGATGTGCCCTTCTCCAAGCCCACCGCTCAGCAGCTTATCAA ttgTTTTCTGGACACTTTTGTGGACGTGGAAGCTGAGCATGAATCCACGCCCATGGACACTAACTCAAATGAGGATGAAGAGGATACTATTATCATTGATTCAGATGACGAAATGATGCCAGCCAAGACCAATTTCCACACTTGGTACACAGAGTTTCTGGAGAAACTAGAACGTCGCTATCCGGAGGCCTTTGACTTGAGCGTGAAGGCGGCCCTAAGTGCCAAATCCAATACGAGCAATCGGCAGAAGGCCTTAAAACTGGCATTGG GCTTTCGACTCAACACAAACGACGAGAAGGCAAAACGGGCATATGAGAAACTCTACCATTACAGCGCTGATTGGCGCTTGGCCgcagtgcagcagctgctgcagaacCTGAAAGTGGCCAAGCGGCGGGAGCGCAGCTATCGCCTGCTGCAGGAGTGCCTACCCGATCGGATCAAGGACGATAGCCCGGCTGTGGTCTCGGCGCTGCTCACGCTGCCCACCGTAGACTTTGTAGAGATGATGGGCGCCGCAATCTTTGCCCAGACGCTGtgcgagctgctgcagcgtgCTCAGCAGCAACGCGGGACGCAATGGGATGCGGTGGTGCCGCAAGTGGTGCAGCATCTGACCACAGCTGCAGTGAGCGACAATTACGATACaaatctgctgctgctggccttGATGCCCTATCTGTTTCCCTGCGATGCCCTCAACGCCAGGGAGCATGCCGCCTTGCTAATCATATTGAGCAGCAATTTCGCCAGCAAGCTGCCATTTCTGGGGCAGCTGGAGGTGAGCACGGAACATGGCGAGTTCAATGTGTGGCAGCATCGCAAAAAGTTTCTCGATGTTATCGCCAATGTGACGCAGGCGGGCAAACAACAGCTGGCGCTGCTCGAGAGCGTGGAGCAGCATGGCGGCGTTGCCTACCTGCGCGGCGAGGCGTCCCAGCTGACgcacctgctgctgttgctcacGGCCTATGCGAAACGTGAGCTGACCACCGCTGAAAGTTTGCACATGCTGCAGCGCGTGGGCGTCTACACGCAAGGATTTCAGTTTCGTCTGACCAAGGAGAACGCCAGCCACGCCAACGGCAATAAAAATCATGTGCCGCTACAGCTCTACGCGGACTTTCTACAAACCGTGGCCAAGAATACAAAGTTCAGCGAGCTCGCGACGCTGCCCTGGACAGAGTTAAGCGAGGAGCTGCGcctgtgcctgctgctgctggacacGCTGAGCAGTCGGGTTTATGCAGAGCAGTGTGCGCCCGCCGAACGCAAAGAATGGACGCGCGCGCTCAAGGATTGTCTGAATCATATGCTGCCCGAGGCGCACCAAAAACTGGATTTCCTATGCAACTTTTATGTATACGAGACGCTGCCCGAGCTGTATGGAAATGCCGAGGACTATGCGCTGTTGCGCGTGCGCGGCttccagctgctgcaggcGCTGCTGCGAACGCGCCCGGCTGTGGTCAGCTGCAGCCTGTTGCACGTGCTGCGCATCGCCAATGCCTGCAATTCGCCGCTGCAAACTTTGCGCCAACAGGCGCTGGCCACGCTTCAGCTGCTCGAGCTCACGCAGCTGGAGCCACATGTGGCCCATCTGGTCGAATGTCTGCTGCGACGCCAGAGCGAACTATGCATGGATCACGAACAATACGCGCTCATCCTGCACACTATATTGCAGAGCAGCAAATGCACTCCGCGCgagaagctgctgctggccaagctGCGTCGCACGCTGCTGGAGCTGGTCTGCGATGTGACACAACCGGCCATATGCACCGCCTCGCTGCTGCGGGCACTGAAACACATGAACAACGAGACGCTGCTGAcggcgctgctgccgctgggcgAGGCAGCGCTGCGGGCGGCATCCAGGCACGATGCCAGCAAGGACACATCGCAGCTGGCGCAGCTGAACTGGCCATATAGCGACATCTACTGCGCTGTCATCGAACGCTTCGAAGGCGCCGTCGGCTTGGGCGTTCTCAAGCACCAGCCCGCCGCCTGGCAGCTGCTGGAGGCGAGCTTCAAGCAGCACACGACTTATGTGCAGCTGGAGCAGAAGTTGCAGCCGCTGCCCTGCGTGCTGCTCAATTCGCTGACGCCGGAGACCTACGAGCAGCTGCAGAGCCAGCATAAGGtgaagctgctgcagcttatTGTGGAGGCGGCCACTGCATCCGACAACGATAGCATCTTTCTGGCGGCCCATCGTCTGCTCAAGCGCTGCAGCATCGAGTGTCAGCCCCTGATTGGCATGCTGGCCAGCATGTGCAGCAAGAGCACGCGCATCATTCCGGCCAAGCAGCCGGAGCGACGCCGTGGCCAGCCAAATACCAAACTGGATTTGACCTGTGTGACCTGGAAGCAGGGCATGACGCTGCTCGAGCTGCTGGAACACAAGAAACAGCTGGTGGGCGCCGAGCAGCTGATACCCTCGCTCtttgagctgctgcagctgtgcctGCAGCTGGAGGAGCACAGCGCTGCCGAATATCCCAAACAACTGATTCTCTCGAGCCTGCTGCACTGCTGCGACGTGTCGCAGGCGGCCGGCGTCCAACTGTCTAAGGTGCTGCCCGAGTCCTGTTTCCGCATCGAGCAGGTGGTCCAATGTCTGCGCAACACACAAAATCCGCAAACGCAACAGCATGCGCTGCTCTTCCTTACACGCTGCGCCGCCCTGTATCCGCAGCAGGTGCTGCACAAGATAGTCGAGATCTTTACGTTCGTGGGCTCTACGGTGGCGCGCCACGACGACGCCTTCAGTCTGCACATTATCAAGAACGTGGTGGAGACCATTGTGCCCACGCTCCTGCTGCAGTCTGGCGCACAGCGCGATCGCCTAGTCATTGCCGTGCTGAAGGTGTTTGCGGATATATGCACGGATGTGCCGGTGCATCGTCGCCTGCCGCTCTACGACACGCTCTTTCGTGTGCTCGATCCCCGCCAGCATCTGTGGCAATTTCTGTGCATCATTTTCGAGTCGCAAATGCTGCTGGAACAGACGCCCGCACAGTCGGGCAAGCCGACCAAATCCTTGGACAAGTCGCGCGTGGAGTTTGCCCGCGAGCTAACACTGATGTTCGAGCAGCCCGAGATCATACTGGACACGTGCATACAGCTGCTCGACTATCTGGCCAAGCTGCCCATCAACAAGGAGACGCAGAGCCAAGTCCCGGCAGCCGGCAACAACATCTCACCCGAACAGCAGCTGTTCGATGTGCGCACGCGCAGCTTCAAGCAGCTGCGACACTATAAATACCTCATCATGGACTATCTGTCCGGGCTGAGCAGCGCCGTAGAGTTCCAGGCCAAACTAGGCAGCCCCAGgacgcagcagctggagcagctgcggCCACTCTATCAAAACTTTATACTCAAGACACTTGCCTATGTGGGCGTGGTCAATAATGCACTGCAATTGGCGACGGGCTcggcgtcgccgtcgctggAGAAATATTGGCGCGTGCTGGCGAATCATGTGCACGATGTACTGGACAATGCGATTGGGCTGCTCTCGCCCGAGTATTTCCTCAATGTGATCAcagagctgctgcagcacgaGCTGATCTATGTGCGCATCAAGGTGCTCGAGCTGCTGGTCACCAAACTGACGCCACCCAGCGATTACTTTGCCCAGTCCCAGGCGGCGCACTTTGGTGTGCTCTTCGAGCCGCTGGGCGCCATCATTGACGGCGTGCTGGACACCACGGGCGGCAGCAATGCTCAGCaggcgcagctgcagcagacgGCCCTGCACGCCATGCAGCTGCTGGCCCATCGCCATGGACGCGACTATGTCGAGGAGTGTCGCACACTGCTGGCCAAGCTGACGCGCATCACCAAGCGACGCGCCAATGTGCCCAAGGCTGTCGTCGGCAATGTGGTGCTCACCCTTGTCGAGATTTGCGGCAGCATCAAGGCGCACGCCCTGGCCCAGCTGCCCAAGTTTGCGCCACAGCTAACCGAATTGCTCAAGGAAcaggtgcagctgctgctaacCCAACGACAAGCGCCCGACTATGTCTGCTCCGCACTGGTTACAG CCATGCACAAGCTATTCCTGACACTGCCGCTCTTCCTGGGACCCTATCTGGTGGATATTATCGGCGCGCTCATAAGACTCTCGGTACAGCTGGAGAGTGCACAGCTGGCGCTGGACAAGCGCACCCAGGCCCTCAAGCTGCGCATTGTGGACGTGTGGACGGCGGTGGCGCAGGGCGTGGAGGCTCGCATTTTGGTGCCCAGCTGTGCCAAGACCTACGAAAGCCTGTTGGAGGCGCAGGCCTACGACGAGCTGGGCATGCTTATGCGGCAGCTACTGCTGCCCTGCATTAAGCACAATGGAAATGCCGATCTACAGGCCGTGCAGGAACCGCTTTCTGAGCTCTTCCTTCAGGCGCTTGAATTCCGGCTGCAGGTGCGCGGACgtcagctgcagcggcagcgcctGGCGGATATTGAGGCATCCGTGATTGAGACTTTTGTGGCCTGGATACTTAAGCTGTCCGAGACGAGTTTCCGGCCCATGTTTGGCCGGGTTCATAAGTGGGCCATGGAGCGCAAGGATTTGGAACCGCAGCTCACCTACTTTCTGCTGACCAAACGCATTGCTGAGGCGCTCAAGTCGCTGTTCGTGCTCTTCGCGGGCGATTTTATCGAGGATGCTGCACGGCTACTGCAGGAACACAACACATTGCGTCAGGAGCTGGCCGAAGATGTGGACGTCGAGAACGTTGTGGAACTGCTGTCGGCCATACTCAGCACATTGCATCATGTGTTCCTGCACTGCAGCAGCGACTTTGTCAACGATCATCGATTCCGCACTCTGATGCCGCCGCTCGTGGATCAGCTGGAGAACAGCTTGGTGCTGGCCAGCGATcgcgagcagctgcagcaaactCTGAGCGACTGCATTGCCCAGCTGGCTGCTGCCACCAACGATGTGCTATGGAAGCAGCTCAACAACCAGGTGCTGCTCAAGACGCGCACCAGCACGCCCGAGGTACGCATCCTGGCCTTCAACACCAGCGTGGCCATTGCCCGCAAGCTGGGCGAGAGCTTTGCCCCCCTGCTGCCGGAGACGGTGCCGTTCATAGCCGAACTGCTCGAGGATGAGCACGATCGTGTCGAGAAGAACACGCGCAGCGCTGTCCAAGAATTGGAAACTATTCTCGGCGAACCcgtgcaaaaatatttataa